The following proteins are encoded in a genomic region of Sorangiineae bacterium MSr12523:
- a CDS encoding DUF4982 domain-containing protein: protein MKRLVTVASAAVLAACAGHDEVSNYGETESLLVRSPRQSLNFNTEWLFAGDVPSGNGQAVSAEESSEAFFVPVTLPYFRIHPHKGFKKIDYEVPVSWYRRHFVLPNDYAGKRISVEFQGVAKIADVYVNGTWVGQHRGAYTSFTFDITDFVRLDGTDNVIAVKVDSTERRDLPPEGGKIDYYVWGGIVRDVNLIVTDPLHADTPFVSTTSVEPDKATLRARTTVRNDGDAAKPATVNTSLVDARGKVVATGSATQTVEAHSAAEISYDLVVPSPQLWHPDSPYLYTARTRIESGGGTTDERSVRVGIRSARFDKTDGKFYINGQWLKLRGLNRHEQYPYIGRAAPNRLQVKDADILKYEFGLNIMRTSHYPQDPEFLDRADEIGLLVLEEIPGWEHIGDQAWKDVSVHNVEEMILRDRHHPAIISWGVRINESKDDHDFYTATNARARQLDPTRPTSGIRAQNNSHSEFLEDLFTYNDFSSTALDPVVLPWLITESVGHTRPHRSWDPEATLIRTMETHLEVQSKAGEKTNISGALGWCAFDYNTTFDSKSCHDQTCYHGVSDIFRMPKFSASVFSSQRDPARYQPYVAIDHYWAPTSASKVYVAGNCEQVELFANGASKGKITPNAYTGLPHPFFQFDDVAFAPGSLRADCWIGGRVAETATQYTPGVATKLELNIDDRTIAADGADMTRVTVKALDGHDQAVPDNAANVSFSVAGPGALVGESPLALEAGRGAVYLKSALGRAGIITLTASAPGLPSKRISVTSLPFHGGTVPSDAEYRFGFVNDVNSSIRGGGVNQFNYLGTGWKHGPCEGGCFSGDNSWSNGAGDAVSLSFIGNRVVLYGVYDATHGTAGISIDGGPETTVSLKGTRRGNVAIWSSPTLPEGNHVLRVRVQGDGPVAIDRAMVVTGNAALLVPPVSATSPTAPSP from the coding sequence ATGAAACGACTCGTAACGGTGGCGAGCGCTGCCGTGTTGGCCGCGTGCGCGGGCCATGACGAAGTATCCAACTACGGCGAAACGGAATCGTTGCTCGTGCGTTCGCCGCGGCAGTCATTGAATTTCAACACGGAATGGCTCTTTGCCGGCGACGTCCCGAGTGGAAATGGTCAAGCCGTTTCGGCGGAGGAATCCAGCGAAGCCTTCTTCGTACCGGTTACGCTGCCCTATTTTCGGATTCACCCGCACAAAGGGTTCAAGAAGATCGATTACGAGGTGCCCGTCTCCTGGTACCGCCGCCACTTCGTGCTCCCGAACGACTACGCCGGCAAGAGAATCAGCGTCGAGTTTCAAGGCGTGGCCAAAATTGCCGACGTGTACGTCAACGGAACGTGGGTGGGGCAACATCGGGGCGCGTATACCTCGTTCACCTTCGACATCACGGACTTCGTGCGGCTCGATGGCACCGACAACGTCATTGCCGTCAAAGTGGATTCGACCGAGCGCCGGGACCTACCGCCCGAGGGCGGCAAGATCGATTATTACGTATGGGGCGGCATCGTTCGCGACGTCAATCTGATCGTCACCGATCCACTCCACGCGGACACGCCTTTCGTGAGCACCACATCCGTCGAGCCGGACAAAGCGACCCTCCGGGCGAGGACCACGGTTCGCAACGACGGCGACGCAGCCAAGCCGGCCACGGTAAACACGTCCCTCGTCGATGCGCGCGGAAAGGTCGTGGCCACCGGCTCGGCGACCCAAACCGTGGAGGCCCATTCCGCCGCGGAGATCAGCTACGATCTCGTGGTGCCGTCGCCCCAGCTGTGGCACCCGGACTCGCCTTATTTGTATACTGCACGCACGCGAATCGAGAGCGGCGGCGGCACCACCGACGAGCGCAGCGTTCGGGTGGGCATTCGGTCCGCGCGCTTCGACAAGACGGATGGCAAGTTTTACATCAATGGCCAATGGCTCAAGTTGCGCGGCCTGAATCGGCACGAGCAGTATCCGTACATCGGCCGCGCCGCGCCCAATCGGCTGCAAGTCAAGGATGCCGACATTCTCAAGTACGAATTCGGCCTGAACATCATGCGCACGTCGCACTATCCGCAAGATCCCGAGTTCCTCGATCGGGCGGACGAGATCGGCCTGCTCGTTCTGGAAGAGATCCCCGGTTGGGAGCACATTGGCGATCAAGCCTGGAAGGACGTCTCGGTCCACAACGTGGAGGAGATGATCCTGCGCGATCGGCACCATCCTGCGATCATCAGCTGGGGAGTGCGCATCAACGAGTCCAAAGACGATCACGATTTCTACACGGCCACCAATGCGCGGGCGCGGCAGCTCGATCCCACGCGTCCCACGTCGGGCATTCGCGCGCAGAACAACAGCCATAGCGAGTTTCTCGAGGATCTCTTCACCTACAATGACTTCTCCAGCACCGCGCTGGATCCCGTGGTGCTTCCGTGGCTCATCACCGAATCCGTCGGCCACACCCGGCCGCATCGGTCGTGGGATCCCGAGGCCACGCTGATTCGCACGATGGAGACGCACCTCGAGGTTCAGAGCAAGGCCGGCGAGAAAACGAATATCTCGGGCGCGCTGGGTTGGTGCGCGTTCGACTACAATACGACGTTCGATAGCAAATCTTGCCACGACCAGACTTGCTACCACGGCGTGTCGGACATCTTCCGAATGCCCAAGTTCTCGGCCTCGGTGTTCTCGTCGCAGCGCGATCCGGCGCGCTACCAGCCATACGTGGCCATCGACCATTATTGGGCGCCCACGTCGGCGAGCAAGGTTTACGTGGCGGGCAATTGCGAACAGGTGGAGCTTTTCGCCAACGGGGCATCGAAGGGAAAGATCACGCCGAACGCGTACACGGGATTGCCCCACCCCTTCTTCCAGTTCGACGATGTGGCATTCGCGCCCGGGAGCCTGCGCGCGGATTGCTGGATTGGCGGCCGGGTGGCGGAAACCGCGACGCAATACACGCCGGGCGTGGCGACGAAGCTCGAATTGAACATCGACGATCGCACCATCGCCGCCGATGGCGCGGACATGACCCGGGTCACGGTGAAGGCGCTCGATGGCCATGACCAAGCGGTGCCAGACAACGCGGCGAATGTCAGCTTCTCGGTGGCCGGTCCTGGGGCACTGGTGGGCGAGAGCCCTCTTGCATTGGAAGCAGGTCGCGGGGCTGTGTACCTCAAATCCGCGCTGGGGCGTGCGGGCATCATCACCTTGACGGCCAGCGCGCCGGGATTACCGAGCAAGCGCATCAGCGTGACCTCCCTGCCCTTCCACGGCGGTACGGTTCCATCCGATGCGGAATACCGATTTGGATTCGTGAACGACGTCAACAGCTCCATCCGAGGAGGCGGCGTCAATCAATTCAATTACCTGGGCACCGGCTGGAAGCACGGACCGTGCGAGGGCGGCTGTTTCAGCGGTGACAACTCGTGGAGCAATGGCGCGGGCGACGCGGTGAGCCTCTCGTTCATCGGCAACCGCGTGGTCCTTTATGGCGTATACGACGCGACCCACGGCACCGCGGGCATCTCGATCGACGGCGGCCCCGAGACCACCGTGAGCTTGAAGGGCACGCGGCGCGGAAATGTGGCCATCTGGAGCAGCCCCACGTTGCCCGAGGGTAATCACGTGCTGCGGGTACGCGTCCAGGGCGATGGACCCGTGGCCATCGATCGCGCCATGGTCGTCACGGGGAACGCGGCACTTCTCGTCCCGCCGGTATCGGCGACATCACCGACCGCGCCTTCCCCGTGA